TCCCTGACCAGGCATCATTTTAGTGACTACACTAGTCTTTACATTATTTGCATACCAAACTCTTTTTTGTAGTCCGTCAGTCATAAATAACATATCTGAACACATGTACAATTATGGTCCATAGTAGTGGCCTCCTCCAAAAAAGGGCATGGAAAagaatgcataaaaacaaagcaaaaaatgtGGCATACTAAAGGGAGAGAATCTGCACCCATTGTGATACAGAAAGATGGCACTCCCCTCCTTTGTGTGCCATCTGACAGAATACAGTGTATGTTATGGATGTTTAAGACTCCCAAACATgaacaaatatttacaaatgtttCAGCTGAAAAAAAATAAGGAGTTGGCACAGTCCAGAGTACTCAAAGTAGTAACCATGTTGAGGAAAAGCTGCAGATTTGTAGAGCATATTCACATGTGCACAAAGAGGAGTTAAAGTAAAATTGGTTAATCAGCTCTTTTCAACTGAGGAGCTTATTGATGCAAAGAAAGAAACGTGGGTAAAACGGGCAAGGCAACCCTCTTTCAAGGCTAGTCTCATTGAAAGTTTTCCAGTTTGCGTAATCGCAGGGGATTGGGTGGCAAAGCCTGAGAAGTCGCAGTAGGGGCCTCTTGCTCGGATGAGCTGAACAGTACCCTGCCTCGGTGATTAAACAGATAAAAACACGGGTGGTTTCTCAAAGTGTCAAATGTcctgaaacacaaacacacataaaaaagGATTTTATGTTAACAATTTATGCTAACCAATTCCACCACAGGTGACTAAAGATTTATGGTATGGATTTATTTTCACGCAAAACTTGAGTATGACTTACTTGTGTTTGAGCTCTGAAGAAGCATCCATGTCTTTAAATTCACCCGAGATATGGACTATTCCACAACATGTAACTACAAATGCTAACAATGTCTGTAGAActatctgtaaaaacaaataatcatATTAAAAATCTCTCCTCTAATGTTCCTCTGAAACAGATTTTAATTACAGGCAAATTATAATTATCAATCAACTAAGTGTAAAACTTACATCTATTGGAAGAGTTTCATTCTCTTTTTCTGTTAGTCGCATGTACGATCGATCtgtaaattaaaaactaaatgttaatgtaatgtCTATACAGTTGAAGCTGAATTCAAAAGTCAAAGACTTCAACAGGATtcttcagcactgcagatgAGCAAATGAGTGACGGTGATTATTGTTTCAAAAGCTCATTACAATTTCTCTCCAACAGCTACAGGATGTCATATATTAACAGCATGTAGAATAAACAGGTGTTGTGCTGAAATTTGGCACAGTTGAACACTCGTGCATGAACGAACGTCTAAAGACCTGTAGTGCTGACATCACACCTAATGAAGTCTTTAGATAGACGTCTTATGCTTGTCATCATTCAGCATTTTTGGTAAAGGATTAGCCAAAGTACAGCACAAGTGGACTGTGCCCTGGTGTCCTCAATTTTGAATTATCTGACTGGCACACATTTGAATATGTTCATCTACAGATCTGTGTGTCTGGGCAAACTGTATGCAATCACAAGTACCCCATATGAGAAATGTTCTTGCATAAAAACACTACATGCTTGTCAGGTAACTGTTGACTGACGAATTTGGCAAAATTTATATCCCTACCTTAAACATCTACTTTAAAAAAGTGTCTAAAGTTCATTCACAGAAGATACAAATGACAAGTATATCATTCTAAAAGCATACAATACGCATTGAAACACGATACTTGTAAATACATGACTAATTGTTTTGCAATTACACAAAAAGGAATGCATCAATTTGATACTGCGCATCCGCTCCTGTATAAGAGCTATTAGGAGTCATTAAACAGTAGATCAGTACTGTATCATACTTGACATTTTCTAACCCAATACCCATTGGTATTTTAAGTTATAAAAGTGTGTACCGTTGCAAGCAAACACAGGACACAAACTGGTCTAAAATTGCGCCTGTATTGGATTAGTTTGCAGAGAATAACCGGTTACTGTCATAACGTCAGTATTGGCTTCAACTTAGAGCTTTGATATCACTGTTGCATCAAAATCAGACAACTGGATTGGTGGAAGAGCAGCAGCACGGTGGTGACTTTCCATCACTGTCCTTGTAAAGATTTATAGAAAAGATTCATTTTGTTATAGAAACTTCtgctttctcccacctcctaaaacatgcagacaAGACAATTCGCTGATCTTATTTGCCCCTAGATGTGAAAGTGAATTGCCTTGTcactgaagatgaatgaattcatgaatgaatgtttatttattaggattttaagtgttttacactctttggttacattcatgataggacaggtagttactggttacattcatctgTTCACAAATTgtaagtcaaacacagtcatggacaattttgtatttccaattcacctcacttgcatgtctttggactgtgggaggaaaccagaagccccggaggaaacccacggggagaacatgcaaactccacacagaaaggacccggaaatGTACCTCTAACAAAAGACCTGGAGTTACAGACATCAGATACTATAGGGTCTTGATCATTcatataaaactaaataatgattccTGCCTTTACAGATTATAAGACAGATACTTTTAAACGAACATTTACCTAGCCAAAATTACATATTTAGACTAGAATGTGAACAATGCAGATTGTAACCAATGTAAACCTGTATATCAAAATGACCACCAACAAATAAACGTTTtgtttaaatgaatgtaatgCTTGACTGTATGCCTGTTTAATAAAGTCAGtatattttaattacaaataGTAAGCAATGTATAACACCATGTCTACCGACATATGGTTTATAACAACCCAAAAGCCTTCAA
The nucleotide sequence above comes from Trichomycterus rosablanca isolate fTriRos1 chromosome 8, fTriRos1.hap1, whole genome shotgun sequence. Encoded proteins:
- the mmgt1 gene encoding ER membrane protein complex subunit 5, which translates into the protein MASSFWKGVVGLGLLALAHAAFSAAQHRSYMRLTEKENETLPIDIVLQTLLAFVVTCCGIVHISGEFKDMDASSELKHKTFDTLRNHPCFYLFNHRGRVLFSSSEQEAPTATSQALPPNPLRLRKLENFQ